One Sporomusaceae bacterium ACPt DNA window includes the following coding sequences:
- a CDS encoding IS200/IS605 family transposase ISClte2: protein MQITVKIKLEPTREQNILLQATTQEYIRLVNQIVADFVEADTTLKYTSKTVVAELSSAVKNQAIQDAKSVFKKYKKNVRTNARLKPEDQKEVRVPILKKPVAIWNNQNYSLKENVLSFPVLIADKSKRIEVKVVLTDYQRERLNGKLGSLRITQKSGKYIAQIAVEMPEQQSKGNKVMGVDLGLKIPAVAVVEGGKTKFVGNGRQNKFIKRKHHSVRRKLGKLKKLKAIEKRHNKEQRWMKDQDHKISRKIVNFGKENQVSVIRLEKLSGIRQTARTSRKNEKNLHVWSFYRLAQYIEYKATLAGIKVEYVNPKHTSQKCPKCGELNKANDRKYKCGCGYKAHRDRVGAINIMSATVADGVA from the coding sequence GCCAACTAGAGAACAGAATATCCTTCTTCAAGCAACAACCCAAGAATATATCCGCTTGGTTAACCAAATCGTAGCAGACTTCGTAGAAGCCGATACAACCCTTAAATATACTAGCAAAACCGTTGTTGCAGAGCTTTCTAGTGCAGTAAAAAATCAAGCAATACAAGACGCTAAAAGCGTATTTAAAAAGTATAAAAAGAATGTTCGCACCAATGCCAGATTAAAGCCCGAAGACCAAAAAGAAGTCAGAGTGCCAATTCTTAAAAAACCTGTTGCCATCTGGAACAACCAGAACTATTCTCTGAAAGAAAATGTCCTGTCGTTTCCTGTATTAATTGCCGATAAGTCCAAGCGTATTGAAGTTAAAGTAGTATTGACCGACTACCAACGGGAACGGTTAAACGGCAAACTCGGTAGTCTTCGTATAACGCAAAAATCAGGCAAATACATAGCCCAAATAGCCGTAGAAATGCCCGAACAACAGTCTAAAGGCAACAAAGTTATGGGCGTAGATTTAGGTCTAAAAATCCCTGCCGTAGCCGTTGTAGAAGGCGGTAAGACCAAGTTCGTAGGCAACGGAAGACAAAACAAATTCATCAAAAGAAAACATCATTCCGTGCGCCGTAAGCTCGGTAAGCTAAAGAAACTCAAAGCTATCGAAAAACGCCACAACAAAGAGCAACGTTGGATGAAAGACCAAGACCATAAGATTAGCCGTAAAATAGTCAATTTCGGAAAAGAAAACCAAGTATCCGTTATCCGTCTTGAAAAACTTTCTGGCATACGCCAGACGGCAAGAACAAGCCGTAAAAACGAAAAGAATTTGCATGTCTGGAGTTTTTATCGTTTGGCTCAATATATTGAATACAAAGCAACTCTGGCTGGAATTAAAGTTGAGTATGTTAATCCAAAACATACAAGCCAGAAATGCCCGAAATGTGGAGAACTCAACAAAGCCAACGACAGAAAATACAAGTGCGGTTGCGGATACAAAGCCCATCGGGATAGAGTTGGAGCAATTAATATCATGTCCGCAACTGTGGCAGATGGTGTAGCATAA